The stretch of DNA TCGTGGATGGTCACGTCCGGCGCGGCCTGACCCGCGTCCGCCTGCGGAGCGGATTGCGCGGGCGCACCGGTGTCGGATTGTTTGTCCGCCCCGGTTCCGGCCTCGTCGCCGGAACCGGTGTCGGGTTTCGTCGCGGCCTCGTCGCCGCCCGTGTCCGTCTTCACGTCGGGTTCGGCTTGGATTCGCGTGGACGTGCCCATGGTCGTATCGTCCGCATACGCGGCGGACACGGCCGACGCGCCTGAGCCGAACAGCGTCGCGGTCGCGAGTATGAGCGCGGCGACCTTTCTCAGACCGGGTTTCATCGCTTTTCGGTTCCTTTCGGGGATGTGCCGTGACAAGTGGAGGGAAGTATGAATACGGCTGTTCTAATGGTGTGGAGGATGGGTCCCAAGTACGGTTTGCAGGAGAGTTCCCGGGACCCGTCCCCCGGTTTTCGTCCTTCCCGGCTCACGCCGTCCGACCGTCTCCGGTCAGGTGACGGTGATTCGTCGGGGAGGACGAAGTCTGTGGTTCATTCGGGCATGTGAAGTCAATGGAGGGCGTTCCGGCCGTCATCGGACGACGAGGCCGGAACGCCTCGGGGTCACTTGCCCGCGTTCGCGGCCGTGTGGCGGCCGGAACCCTGTGCGCGGTGGCGCTTGCGGAACACGAGCAGGGAGCCGCCGGCGAGCAGCACCGCCAGGGCGCCGCCGGCAAGGCCGAGCACGGCCGTGCCGGTGGAGGCCAACGGCTTGGCACGGTATCCGTTCCAGTCGTCCGTGTTGGATTCCACGGTGGTGTCCTCGCACAGGGTCCTGTCGCCGACCTTGACCTGCTTGAGGCCGGTCGTGTCGGACGCGTCGCCGTCGACCTTCGTGTCGCCGGTCTGGTCGCCGTCGGTGGACTGCTGGCCGCCGAACTGGTCGGTGACGGGGCATTCGACGAGCGGCGTGCCGGTGACCTTGACACGGTCGGTGTGCTTGCCGCCCTGCTCGACGCCCTTGAGGGTGCCGGTGATGATGGTGGATTCGCCGGGCTTGAGCACGAGGGTGTCCCAGTTGTCCGGATACTTCAGGTCCGTGACGTCGCCCTCGCCCGCGATGGTCCTGTCGACCATCTTGAGGTCCTTGGCGAGATACCAGGCGCCCTCATCGGTCGAGGAGTCCGTCTTGGACGTGTTGGTGATCTTGAACGCGATCTGCTGGCTGTCGCCGGCCATCTGCAACGCGTCCTTCACGTCGTCGCGGTCGCCGGCCTGTTCGCCGGAGGCCACGTCGTACTTCTCGATGTGGATCGACGGGGTCATGTCCGGGGTGCGGGTCCACACGATGTTGGATTCGAACTCCTTGTCGTTGAAGTATTCGGTGAACCGGTTTTCGACGCGGTCGGAGACCTTCAGGCGCTTGCATTGGATGTACGCGCGCCAGCCGTTCTCGTGGCTATTGTCCGCGGACACGAGGGTACGGTACGCTTCGGTCGCTTCGACGGTGACCACGCCGTTGGCGTCGGCCGCGGCGTCGAACAGGTCGCCGCCGAACTTCGAGGAGTCGAAGCCGCTGCCGGCGAGCTTGTCGCCCTTCGCGGCGATCACCTTGCCGTCCCTGTACAGGTCACGGCTCGCGTACACGGCCCACTGGCCCGTGTACTGGTCGTACTCGGTGTTCAGCGGGTCCACGATCCTCCACTGGTCGACCCGCGGGTAGGCGCGGCCGGCCGGGATGATGGAGCTGTCGAACAGGTAGAGGAACGTGCGGTCCTTGTACACGCTCCTGCCGTCGATGCTTTCGCCGCCGACCTTGACGGTCACGTCCTTGGCGGGGTTGATTTCCTTGAGCGGGTTGGACACCTCGTTGGTTTCCCGGGTCAGGTCGTTGGTGACCTGGATGGCCTTGTTCCTCACCGTGTAGCCGTCCTCGACCTTGACGACCTTGTACGGCATGACGATCCGGTATTCCTGGCCGAGGAGGTTCTGGTCGATGCTCGGATCGGAAAGCGGATCATGCTTGGACGAGGACGCGTAGGCGGCGAGGTCCGTCGGCTGGGGATCGCCCTTCACGGTGACGCCCTTCTTCGGAATCCACGTGTCCACGGTCTTCGCGTACACGTACGCGACGCCGTCCTTGATCTGGATGTTGAACTTGCCGGTCACGTCCTGGCCCTTGGAGTCGAGTACTTCGATCTTGGTTCCGTCGATGGCGAGATGCTCGTCGTCGAAATCATCGGTGATGCCGGCCTTCCACACGCGGTACGCGTTGTTGGTCTGCTTCAGGTCGAGGGTGACGACGTAGTTGCCGGTGTCACCCAGCAGCATGGTCTTCCCGTCGATGCTGACGGACGGGTCGCCCTGCTCCTTGGACTGGTTGTCCTTCTTGGAGGGATCATGCTTCGGGGGTAGGTTGTCGACGATGTTGGACGGGGTGATCGAATTGTTCAGGGTGAGCATCCACTGGTTGTCCACCCTGCGGTCGGTCGGCGCGTCCTTCGCGACGGTGCCTTCGAAACGGACCTGGATCTGCGGGTGGGAGCCGGCCCGCCAGTGTTCGGCCACGTACTTGTCGGAGTACGTGATGGTGAACTGGTGGTTGGCGTTGTCCCAGGCGACGGTGTAGTCGCCTTCGACGCCCATCTGCGGATCACTGGTGGTCAGCTGGTCGCCGGTGGCGAGGTCGGTGACCTCCAGGGTCTGCTGGTCGGGTTCGAGGTACCGGTCGTACGTGTCGGTGTCGCGGATGGACACGATGCGGTACGCGAGGTCCGACGGGATTTGAGGACGGGTGGTGAGCCTGTATTCGACCTTCTGGCCCGGATACACGACCTTGTCGTTCGCGTCGTTGTTCGCGCCGCCCTGGCTGCCTTCGGCGACGACCCTCTTGACGACCGGCGGAACGTAGCCGCAGATGTACGGCTCGTTGGTCGGCTGGGACTCGTTGTTGACCTTCTCGGAACCCTTGTTGGTCAGTTTCGACCCGTCTGGATTCTCGCAGAACGTGAGCTCGTCGCCCGCGTGCTTCCCGAAGTCCTTGCGGACCTGGGCCGCGCCCTTGCCGTTCGCGAAGTTCACGACGCCCGGCAGGAGCAGGCTGATCTGCTTCGGATTCTTCAATCCGGCCTGCGCGGCACGGTATTCCGGCTTCGCGGTCGCGGTGACCTTGGTGCCCGCCACGGTGATGTCGAACTGGTCGGTCACGTCACGGCCCTTGTTCGCGATGTCCGCGACGGAGGACGCCGCGTCGGTCGTGGCGTCCGCCTCGTACACGCGGATCCGCGACTGGTCGGACGCGAGGTCCCAGATGTAGTCGGCGTTCGCGTAATCATCGGTCAGTTTGATGTCGGTGACCTTGACGAGGTCGGACGCGATGACACCGTTGACGACGCTGGCGACCTGGTCGCCGTCGAGGAACTTCAACGTGTCGGCGCCGGTCTTGTTCGACCCGGTCGGATCGACCACGGCGGCCCACTTGCCGTCCTCGCCGAGACGGATCCAGCTCTTGTCCGGGTTCGGGCTCCACTCCTTGACGGGCGGCTCGTTGCCGGGCACGGTCTGCTGGTTCCACTTCTCCCAATCACCGTTGGTGAGCTGGACCTTCTGGCCGGCCTTGAGCGCGTCCTTGAGGAACGCGCCCTTGATGGTCATGCGGACCTTGCGGTCGGCGGCCTGGTTGTAGGTCGTGTCGAGCAGCTCCTGCTTCGCGCTGACCCACACCCTGTCGTCCTGTTTGTGCACGTCGAACAGGTTCTTCGCGTCCTTGCCGTCGATGGTGACGGTCACGGTCGCGGAGTCGAGATCAATGTTCCTGGCGCTCTTGGAGAAATCATCGCCAAGCTCGTAGGAGCTCATCTTCCTGGCGAGGTTCCTGGGCAGCAGGCCGTTGACGGTCACGCCGAAATCGTCCTGCTGGACGAACGTGTGCGTGTCCGCGTTGACGTTGTTGGCCCACGCCGAGTCCTCGGCGTTCGCGGCCTGGCCCTGGTCGGCGCTCCATACCTTGTCGGGCTTCGGATTGCGCACCCAGACCGGCGGCTCGTTGGTCGGCCGGGATTCGTTGTTCCAGGTTTCGGTGGCCTTGTTGGTCAGTTTCTTCTGGTCGGCCGCGGCCTGGGCGTTCGGAACCTGCCTGACGATGCCGCCGATGTACAGTTTGACCTTGCGGTCGGCGGTGCCGAACGCGGTCTTCGTGAGGAACGACTGCTTCGCGGTCGCGGTGGTCGTGTGCTTCGCCGTGTCGATCGTGATGTCGAACTGGTCGGTCACGTCCTTGCCGTCCACGTACACCCTGACCTGGTCCTTGTGGTTCCAGTCGATCCACTGGGCCGACGCGGTCCAGTCGTCGGTGATCGAATAGGAGGTGAACGGGTTGAGCAGGTGCGCGGGGATGCGTCCGTTGACGACGGCGCCGATCGCGTCGCCGGTCACGAACGTGCGGTTGTCGCTGCCCTTGTCGTTCGTATGTTCCGGATCCTCGGCGTTCAACGCGCCGTTGGAGTCCAATACCCACACCTTGTCGGGCTTCGGGGTGACCTTGCCGACCTGTTCGCTGTTGCCGGTCTGGCAGTGGCTCTTGTCCGTGCTGCCGTATTCGTCGCCGGTCCAGCAGGCCTGGCTGTCGTCCGGAATGGTGTAGTCCGAACCGGTCGGGGTCGCGGACTGGGGCACGTTCAGCGTGTACTGTCCGGACGCGGGGTTCAACACGTGCGCCTTGACGATGCGCTTGCCCGGCTGGCTGTCATCGACCGTGATGTCGGCCTTGACGGCGTTGCCGTCCTGGTCGGTCACGGTGACCTTCGAAACGTCGTCCCTGTCGGTGCCGCCGATCAGGACCTTCTGCGCGGTCACGTCGATCGTGTCGTACAGCCAGAAATGCTCGCTCGCGTTCGACTGCGCGGTGATGTGCGCCGTGTACAAGGAACCGGACGCGATCTGCTGCGCGTCGGAAGTGACCTGCTGGCCGGCCGCGTTGGTGAGCTTCTTCGACGGCGGGGTCGGTACCGGCTTCCAGGATTCCCTCGCGTCGGCCGAGCCCGCATGGCCTGCGTCGGCCTTCATCTTGCCCTGCTTCGGGACGTTCACGTCGTAATAGTAGGAGCCGGCGGGCCAGGATTTCCATGTCTTGTCCACGTCCCTGAAACCGAACGACACGTTTTGGGTCGTGTT from Bifidobacterium catenulatum PV20-2 encodes:
- a CDS encoding LPXTG cell wall anchor domain-containing protein, which translates into the protein MNFGKMMKAGVAAVAAIATLGAGGVVASTAFAGGGGGNQPGAGGNMDVLQFWQYKDDASGAWGPATSLDSVRAAMNNAGVALQGDGVTKAQAALDQARTECETGFRQRHPGEGDGDCRVVAVGAVPYISGRSFIYNGTGYYSPSLPGGWYDNWNTYVAPNTYNYAGTQSYRTSAGFSDDPSNSVDAIMRRNVGASSKPSIVVIVLDKYQPAPPNYDLTVSTQAGGTFTQAGATGDVSDAITTSRGNSSISENVTGTITLHWTGLDGTTRTASKQFTQDNNTTQNVSFGFRDVDKTWKSWPAGSYYYDVNVPKQGKMKADAGHAGSADARESWKPVPTPPSKKLTNAAGQQVTSDAQQIASGSLYTAHITAQSNASEHFWLYDTIDVTAQKVLIGGTDRDDVSKVTVTDQDGNAVKADITVDDSQPGKRIVKAHVLNPASGQYTLNVPQSATPTGSDYTIPDDSQACWTGDEYGSTDKSHCQTGNSEQVGKVTPKPDKVWVLDSNGALNAEDPEHTNDKGSDNRTFVTGDAIGAVVNGRIPAHLLNPFTSYSITDDWTASAQWIDWNHKDQVRVYVDGKDVTDQFDITIDTAKHTTTATAKQSFLTKTAFGTADRKVKLYIGGIVRQVPNAQAAADQKKLTNKATETWNNESRPTNEPPVWVRNPKPDKVWSADQGQAANAEDSAWANNVNADTHTFVQQDDFGVTVNGLLPRNLARKMSSYELGDDFSKSARNIDLDSATVTVTIDGKDAKNLFDVHKQDDRVWVSAKQELLDTTYNQAADRKVRMTIKGAFLKDALKAGQKVQLTNGDWEKWNQQTVPGNEPPVKEWSPNPDKSWIRLGEDGKWAAVVDPTGSNKTGADTLKFLDGDQVASVVNGVIASDLVKVTDIKLTDDYANADYIWDLASDQSRIRVYEADATTDAASSVADIANKGRDVTDQFDITVAGTKVTATAKPEYRAAQAGLKNPKQISLLLPGVVNFANGKGAAQVRKDFGKHAGDELTFCENPDGSKLTNKGSEKVNNESQPTNEPYICGYVPPVVKRVVAEGSQGGANNDANDKVVYPGQKVEYRLTTRPQIPSDLAYRIVSIRDTDTYDRYLEPDQQTLEVTDLATGDQLTTSDPQMGVEGDYTVAWDNANHQFTITYSDKYVAEHWRAGSHPQIQVRFEGTVAKDAPTDRRVDNQWMLTLNNSITPSNIVDNLPPKHDPSKKDNQSKEQGDPSVSIDGKTMLLGDTGNYVVTLDLKQTNNAYRVWKAGITDDFDDEHLAIDGTKIEVLDSKGQDVTGKFNIQIKDGVAYVYAKTVDTWIPKKGVTVKGDPQPTDLAAYASSSKHDPLSDPSIDQNLLGQEYRIVMPYKVVKVEDGYTVRNKAIQVTNDLTRETNEVSNPLKEINPAKDVTVKVGGESIDGRSVYKDRTFLYLFDSSIIPAGRAYPRVDQWRIVDPLNTEYDQYTGQWAVYASRDLYRDGKVIAAKGDKLAGSGFDSSKFGGDLFDAAADANGVVTVEATEAYRTLVSADNSHENGWRAYIQCKRLKVSDRVENRFTEYFNDKEFESNIVWTRTPDMTPSIHIEKYDVASGEQAGDRDDVKDALQMAGDSQQIAFKITNTSKTDSSTDEGAWYLAKDLKMVDRTIAGEGDVTDLKYPDNWDTLVLKPGESTIITGTLKGVEQGGKHTDRVKVTGTPLVECPVTDQFGGQQSTDGDQTGDTKVDGDASDTTGLKQVKVGDRTLCEDTTVESNTDDWNGYRAKPLASTGTAVLGLAGGALAVLLAGGSLLVFRKRHRAQGSGRHTAANAGK